The uncultured Fusobacterium sp. genome has a window encoding:
- a CDS encoding serine hydrolase — protein sequence MENRIREILSKYNGIFSVIIKDSFGNRISINEDRVFLSASIIKLYILSCISKSDYNKIIRLEDRDKVEGNGLLKSLNSGLEFTVKDLAYFMICLSDNTATNILIDYLGMENINRFIKENGYCDTILGRKMMDSEAKKMGKDNFTSSKDSEKVLDILCNDEDCLDMLKNQACNNKLHLHIPEEEILAHKTGELPSVEHDVGRLYFKNGWVDILVFTQGLKKNIDGILINNEIGKIVYEYYKNRGY from the coding sequence ATGGAAAATAGAATAAGAGAGATATTATCTAAATATAATGGAATATTTAGTGTAATAATAAAAGATTCTTTTGGAAATAGAATATCAATAAATGAAGATAGAGTTTTTTTATCAGCAAGTATAATAAAACTTTATATATTAAGTTGTATATCAAAATCAGATTATAATAAAATAATTAGACTAGAAGATAGAGATAAAGTAGAAGGAAATGGATTGTTAAAATCTTTAAATAGTGGCTTAGAATTTACAGTAAAAGATCTTGCATATTTTATGATTTGTTTAAGTGATAATACAGCTACTAATATTTTAATAGACTATCTAGGAATGGAAAATATCAATAGATTTATAAAAGAGAATGGTTATTGTGACACTATTTTAGGTAGAAAGATGATGGATTCAGAAGCTAAGAAAATGGGAAAGGATAATTTTACCTCTTCAAAAGATAGTGAAAAAGTATTAGATATTTTATGTAATGATGAAGATTGTTTAGATATGCTAAAAAATCAAGCTTGTAATAATAAGTTACATCTACATATTCCAGAAGAAGAAATATTAGCACATAAAACAGGAGAGTTGCCATCTGTTGAGCATGATGTTGGAAGGTTATATTTTAAAAATGGCTGGGTTGATATATTGGTTTTTACTCAAGGTTTAAAAAAGAATATAGATGGAATACTTATAAATAATGAAATAGGAAAAATTGTTTATGAGTATTATAAAAATAGAGGCTATTAA
- a CDS encoding response regulator transcription factor — protein sequence MNILIVQRDREIQKYLKKGLKELGYTVEMCSDRDDAYYHIKSDNYDLAILDIDIENGNGIELCSEIREINKKIGIIFLSSENDIEKKVQSLDSGADDYITKPFSFIELAGRIRAILRRCKGNINKIENNLTIKNLKLDLLTREAKRGDREIELTYREFALLEYLIRNKNLVLSRTMIREKIWNMNYTANTNIVDVYMTHLRNKIDKGEEEKIIYTVRGVGYILKG from the coding sequence ATGAATATTTTAATAGTGCAAAGAGATAGAGAGATACAAAAATATTTGAAAAAAGGTTTAAAAGAGTTAGGTTATACAGTAGAAATGTGTTCAGATAGAGATGATGCTTATTATCATATTAAAAGTGATAATTATGATTTAGCTATTTTAGATATTGATATAGAGAATGGAAATGGGATAGAATTATGCTCTGAAATAAGGGAGATCAATAAAAAAATAGGTATAATATTTTTATCTAGTGAAAATGATATAGAAAAAAAGGTTCAAAGTTTGGATAGTGGAGCTGATGACTATATAACTAAACCATTTTCTTTTATTGAGTTAGCAGGAAGAATTCGAGCGATTCTTAGAAGATGTAAAGGAAATATTAATAAGATAGAGAATAATTTAACAATAAAAAATTTAAAGCTAGATCTTTTAACTAGAGAAGCAAAAAGAGGGGATAGAGAGATAGAGTTAACTTATAGAGAGTTTGCCCTTCTTGAGTACTTAATAAGAAATAAAAATCTTGTTTTAAGTAGAACAATGATAAGAGAAAAGATCTGGAATATGAACTACACAGCAAATACAAATATTGTAGATGTGTATATGACTCATCTTAGAAATAAAATTGATAAGGGAGAAGAGGAGAAAATTATCTATACTGTAAGAGGAGTTGGATATATATTAAAAGGATAG
- a CDS encoding AMP-binding protein, whose amino-acid sequence MRLLYDRNKAAIIYKDREYSYKELLTGIKYYSTLLGIKKDSKVVVYVENRPEIIQSFFSIWEKQGIAIVLDAGYTPEQLLYVFNDAEPEYIYVTNKNYKNAVAAKEMYGKSLEIINIDDIVVPKEFQPDNYELNVDNVEDTAVILYTSGTTGNPKGVMLSYKNLLSNVNAIKAINLVDETDRVLAILPYHHVFPLNINLLMTMYFGTLVVILDELSSEALRHALREYKISVIIGVPRVWEMLHKAIMNKINSSWITKKIFKICQSINSKALSRIVFKKVYNELGGSLRVMASGGAKLDPEVSRDYLTLGLPMIEGYGLTETSPIIAFNKPTNVKAGTVGEIIPDVEVKIAEDGEILVKGANVMKGYYNNPTATKEVIDENGFFHTGDLGKFDGDHLVIVGRKKEMIVLSNGKNINPADIENEIMKGTDLIKEIAVMEYNNHLMAVVYPDFDLIKHRNITNIKESLKWEIIDKYNVTAPKYRKILEVKIVKNELPKTKLGKVRRFMLNDFLKGEVVEEGAEGTVVNQQPKKEIEVPEELKEIYTTLKENIERNYDAQVTPDAHLELDLGLDSLDIVEILSFVESSYGVKIKEEEFTNIKNVLTLAEFIKNHGGTFSNVEIDWKSILNERIDIDLPKSAWVGKLIRIITMPIFSLYFSLKKESQDKISNEPAIYIGNHQSFLDALMFNQAIPMKMMNDTYYIATVVHFDTPLRRYLADRGNILIVDINKNLKETLQVSAEVLREGKNLVIFPEGARTRDGELQEFKKTFAILSKELNVPVVPFGIKGAYKAMPYGSKFPSMYPIKIKFFDKIYPENLTIEEIVEKSKEEIQSWLMR is encoded by the coding sequence ATGAGATTATTATATGACAGAAACAAGGCAGCAATAATTTACAAAGATAGGGAGTATTCATATAAGGAGTTATTAACAGGAATAAAATATTATTCAACTTTATTAGGTATAAAGAAAGATAGTAAAGTAGTGGTATATGTAGAAAATAGACCAGAGATAATACAATCTTTTTTCTCTATCTGGGAAAAACAAGGGATAGCAATAGTATTAGATGCTGGATACACTCCAGAACAACTTTTATATGTTTTTAATGATGCAGAGCCAGAGTATATCTATGTAACAAATAAAAACTATAAAAATGCTGTTGCAGCAAAGGAGATGTATGGAAAATCTCTTGAGATAATAAATATAGATGATATAGTAGTACCTAAAGAGTTTCAACCTGACAATTATGAATTAAATGTTGATAATGTAGAGGATACAGCAGTAATTTTATATACTTCAGGAACAACAGGAAATCCTAAAGGAGTTATGTTATCATATAAAAACCTATTATCCAATGTAAATGCTATAAAAGCTATAAATTTAGTTGATGAAACAGATAGAGTATTAGCTATTCTTCCATATCATCATGTATTTCCATTAAATATTAATTTATTAATGACAATGTATTTTGGAACATTGGTAGTTATTTTAGATGAACTATCTTCAGAAGCTCTTCGTCATGCACTTAGAGAGTATAAGATAAGTGTAATAATTGGAGTACCAAGAGTTTGGGAGATGTTACACAAAGCTATTATGAATAAAATTAATAGTAGTTGGATAACTAAAAAGATATTTAAAATTTGTCAATCTATAAATAGTAAAGCTTTGAGTAGAATTGTATTTAAGAAAGTGTATAATGAGCTTGGAGGCTCATTAAGAGTTATGGCATCTGGAGGGGCTAAGTTAGATCCAGAGGTTTCAAGAGATTATCTAACTTTAGGATTGCCAATGATAGAAGGATATGGACTTACAGAAACTTCACCTATTATAGCATTTAATAAACCTACTAATGTAAAAGCTGGAACAGTTGGAGAAATTATTCCAGATGTAGAGGTAAAAATAGCTGAAGATGGAGAGATTCTTGTAAAAGGTGCCAATGTAATGAAAGGGTACTATAATAATCCTACTGCAACTAAAGAGGTTATTGATGAAAATGGATTTTTCCATACTGGTGATTTAGGAAAATTTGATGGAGATCATCTTGTAATAGTTGGAAGAAAAAAAGAGATGATAGTATTATCAAATGGTAAAAATATAAATCCAGCAGATATTGAAAATGAGATTATGAAGGGAACTGATCTTATAAAAGAGATAGCTGTAATGGAGTATAATAATCATTTGATGGCAGTTGTATATCCTGATTTTGACTTGATTAAACATAGAAATATAACTAATATAAAAGAAAGTTTAAAATGGGAGATAATTGATAAATATAATGTAACAGCTCCTAAGTATAGAAAAATTTTAGAAGTAAAAATTGTTAAAAACGAACTTCCTAAAACAAAACTTGGAAAAGTAAGAAGATTTATGCTAAATGATTTCTTAAAAGGGGAAGTTGTAGAAGAGGGAGCAGAGGGAACAGTAGTAAATCAACAACCTAAAAAAGAGATTGAAGTTCCTGAAGAACTAAAAGAAATCTATACAACATTGAAAGAGAATATTGAGAGAAACTATGATGCTCAAGTTACTCCAGATGCTCACTTAGAATTAGATCTAGGATTAGATTCATTAGATATAGTTGAGATATTATCTTTTGTAGAGAGTAGTTATGGAGTAAAAATAAAAGAAGAGGAATTTACAAATATAAAAAATGTCTTAACTTTAGCAGAGTTTATTAAAAATCATGGTGGAACATTTAGTAATGTAGAGATAGATTGGAAAAGTATTTTAAATGAGAGAATAGATATTGATCTTCCAAAATCAGCTTGGGTAGGAAAATTAATAAGAATTATAACAATGCCAATTTTCTCTCTATATTTTAGTTTGAAAAAAGAGTCACAAGATAAGATTTCAAATGAACCAGCTATATATATAGGAAATCATCAAAGTTTCTTAGATGCTCTTATGTTTAATCAAGCTATACCAATGAAAATGATGAATGATACTTATTATATAGCAACAGTAGTGCATTTTGATACTCCGCTTAGAAGATATTTAGCAGATAGAGGAAATATTTTAATAGTAGATATTAATAAAAATCTAAAGGAAACTTTACAAGTATCAGCTGAAGTTTTAAGAGAGGGTAAAAATTTAGTTATATTCCCAGAGGGAGCAAGAACAAGAGATGGAGAATTACAAGAGTTTAAAAAGACTTTTGCAATCTTATCTAAAGAGCTAAATGTACCAGTAGTGCCATTTGGAATAAAGGGAGCATATAAGGCTATGCCATATGGAAGTAAATTCCCAAGTATGTATCCTATTAAGATAAAATTCTTTGATAAGATATATCCAGAAAATCTAACAATCGAAGAGATTGTAGAGAAGAGTAAGGAAGAGATTCAAAGTTGGTTAATGAGATAG
- a CDS encoding murein L,D-transpeptidase catalytic domain family protein produces the protein MNFGRKTLILFIGILLSLTVFTKENDQFYAKNLYNEMKLNGLINYQAFSQAIDGFNKIKNKEKNILTIVDFSLPSTEKRMFVLDLDKKIILLQSYVAHGKNTGDLYAKSFSNKTNSNKSSIGLFLTEGSYNGRNGYSLRLNGLEKGVNDNAKKRNIVVHGADYANPKFIETSGRLGRSLGCFAVPESVNAEIINTIKGKSILYVYSNAIKPQNQKYATL, from the coding sequence ATGAATTTTGGTAGAAAAACACTTATTCTTTTTATAGGAATTTTACTTTCTTTAACTGTTTTCACAAAAGAAAATGACCAATTTTATGCTAAAAATTTATATAATGAGATGAAATTAAATGGTCTTATTAATTATCAAGCTTTCTCTCAAGCTATTGATGGATTTAATAAAATTAAAAATAAAGAAAAAAATATTTTAACAATAGTGGATTTCTCTCTTCCTTCTACTGAAAAAAGAATGTTTGTTTTAGATTTAGATAAAAAAATTATTCTTTTGCAATCTTATGTAGCTCATGGAAAAAATACTGGGGATCTATATGCTAAAAGTTTTTCTAATAAGACAAATTCTAATAAAAGTTCTATTGGTCTTTTTCTTACTGAAGGATCATACAATGGAAGAAATGGTTATTCTCTAAGATTAAATGGCTTAGAAAAAGGAGTAAATGATAACGCTAAAAAAAGAAATATAGTTGTACATGGAGCAGATTATGCCAATCCAAAATTCATTGAAACTTCTGGAAGACTAGGAAGAAGTTTAGGGTGTTTTGCTGTTCCTGAAAGTGTTAATGCTGAGATAATTAACACTATAAAAGGAAAGAGTATATTGTATGTTTACTCTAATGCAATCAAACCTCAAAATCAAAAATATGCTACTTTATAG
- a CDS encoding hemolysin III family protein codes for MDYKELEERLNFITHYIGTGMAIAGCVALIVHAVRTGKIDYIVGSGVFGGALILMYSMSGTYHLLPEGRAKNIFKILDHSAIYILISASYTPYILTVLTGKGRWILFVFQWGLTILGILFKIKFVGRFQLLSTIIYIIMGWIVVFVFKDLKLNLNSISLNLLICGGIVYTIGAIFYSLKNIKFAHAIWHLFVIGGSVLNYLSIYNIVSF; via the coding sequence ATGGACTATAAAGAATTAGAGGAAAGATTAAATTTTATAACTCATTACATAGGAACAGGAATGGCAATAGCAGGTTGTGTAGCTTTGATAGTACATGCAGTTAGAACAGGAAAGATAGATTATATAGTAGGAAGTGGAGTTTTTGGTGGGGCATTGATTTTAATGTACAGTATGTCTGGAACTTATCATCTTCTTCCTGAAGGAAGAGCAAAAAATATATTTAAAATTTTAGATCACTCAGCAATATACATTTTGATCTCAGCATCGTATACTCCATATATCCTAACAGTATTGACAGGAAAAGGAAGATGGATATTATTTGTATTTCAATGGGGATTGACAATTTTAGGAATTCTATTTAAAATTAAATTTGTAGGTAGATTTCAACTTTTGTCAACAATTATATATATTATAATGGGTTGGATAGTAGTTTTTGTATTTAAAGACCTAAAGCTAAATCTTAATTCTATTTCATTAAATTTGCTTATTTGTGGTGGAATAGTATATACTATAGGTGCTATTTTTTATTCATTAAAAAACATAAAATTTGCCCATGCAATTTGGCATCTATTTGTAATAGGGGGAAGTGTATTAAACTATCTTTCAATTTATAATATTGTAAGTTTTTAA